DNA sequence from the Pedobacter schmidteae genome:
ATCTCCCTGGTTTATCTTCTTTGGCATCAGTAAAAGCACCTTTGGCATAGCCAAATAATTCGCTTTCAAATAGATTTTCATTTAGTGAACCCAAATCCACATGCATAAAAATCTGGTTCTTGCGTTGGGATAACTTGTGCAGTTCGTAAGCAAATACCTGCTTGCCCGTCCCATTCTGGCCCAGTATCAACACATTGGCATCGGTAGGTGCAACTTTAACCAGTATATTTTGCAGTTGTTTGATCGGTTCAGAATTGCCAAGGATGTTTTCAAACTGCCTGTTGATGTCCTTCTGCAAAGAGGAATGGATCTTTTCCAGTTTTTTAACCTTTTTGTTGGATTGCCTTAAGCGCGAAGCAGCAGATAAGGTGGCAAAAAGCTTTTCGTTTTCCCATGGTTTCAGTATAAAATCGGTAGCCCCTTTTTTAATGGCTTGTACAGCCAGTTCAACATTGCCGTAAGCAGTCATCAGGATCACAACATAATCTTTATCTATCGACAGAATATGATCCAGCCAATACAAACCTTCACGTCCGTCGCTCGTCCCTTTCTGATAGTTCATGTCGAGCAGAATAATGTCTACTTCGTTGTGACTTAGTAAGGTGTTGAGTTCTTTTGGCGATTTACAAGTGATAACCTGGCTAAAGTGTTGCTTTAAAAATAACCTTGCACTAAGCAAAATATCATCATCATCATCTATAATTAAAACAGTTGCCTCTATCATTGCTTTTTAGTTTTTATCAAAAATAAGGTAAAGTGTCCGAACGTGTACAGT
Encoded proteins:
- a CDS encoding sigma-54 dependent transcriptional regulator; this translates as MIEATVLIIDDDDDILLSARLFLKQHFSQVITCKSPKELNTLLSHNEVDIILLDMNYQKGTSDGREGLYWLDHILSIDKDYVVILMTAYGNVELAVQAIKKGATDFILKPWENEKLFATLSAASRLRQSNKKVKKLEKIHSSLQKDINRQFENILGNSEPIKQLQNILVKVAPTDANVLILGQNGTGKQVFAYELHKLSQRKNQIFMHVDLGSLNENLFESELFGYAKGAFTDAKEDKPGRFEMAEGGTIFLDEIGNLSLPLQAKLLSVIQNRTINRLGESKERKINVRLITATNMPLNEMVAKGTFRQDLLFRINTVELFLPALAEREQDILLLADHFLHTFNTKYHKRVTMFDDKAQTMLLHYHWPGNVRELQHVVERAVIMSDGPQIGPNDLQLSPQKFGSTLATPTGLGLEEMEKAMVQKAIDKHKGNISRAASDLGLTRAALYRRIEKFNL